From a region of the Coffea arabica cultivar ET-39 chromosome 3e, Coffea Arabica ET-39 HiFi, whole genome shotgun sequence genome:
- the LOC113736222 gene encoding pre-mRNA-processing factor 19 homolog 1: MNCSISGEVPEEPVVSKKSGLLYEKRLIERHISDYGKCPVTGEPLTMDDIVPIKTGKIVKPRPVQAASIPGMLGMFQIEWDSLMLSNFALEQQLHTARQELSHALYQHDAACRVIARLKKERDEARAILAQAERQMPAAAAPVPAAAANAAALSNGKRAAEDDEIGPDGKRIRPGISASIISELTNCNAALSQQRKKRQIPPTLAPIDAVERYTQLNSYPLHKTNKPGILSLDVQYSKDIIATGGVDTNVVVFGRSSGEILSTLSGHSRKVTSVKFVADGELLLSGSADKTVRLWQGSEDGNYECRHIMKDHDAEVQAVTVHATNNYFVTASLDNTWCFYDLASGLCLTQVSNGSTNDGFASAAFHPDGLILGTGTSDAWVKIWDVKSQTNVANFDDHRHGPVTGPVTAMSFSENGYFLATAAHDGVRIFDLRKLKNFRTFSPYDENTSTQCVEFDHTGSYLALGGADIRVFQVANVKAEWNLVKTFPDLSGTGKATCVKFGPDAKYLAVGSMDRNLRIFGLPEEDGPSES, from the exons ATGAACTGCTCAA TTTCCGGCGAGGTGCCGGAGGAGCCAGTGGTCTCGAAGAAGTCCGGACTCCTTTACGAGAAGCGTTTAATCGAGCGACACATCTCT GATTATGGGAAGTGTCCGGTTACTGGGGAACCTCTAACAATGGATGACATTGTTCCAATTAAGACCGGAAAG ATAGTGAAGCCTCGACCAGTACAAGCAGCTAGTATACCTGGAATGCTGGGAATGTTTCAGATT GAATGGGATAGTTTGATGCTGTCAAATTTTGCTTTGGAGCAACAATTACATACAGCGAGGCAAGAGCTGAGTCATGCTTTGTACCAG CATGATGCAGCCTGTCGTGTTATTGCAAGgttgaaaaaggaaagggaTGAAGCAAGGGCAATACTGGCTCAGGCTGAAAGACAAATGCCTGCTGCAGCAGCACCAGTACCAGCAGCAGCAGCTAATGCTGCTGCTTTAAGCAATGGCAAAAGAG CTGCTGAGGATGATGAGATTGGTCCTGATGGGAAGAGGATTCGACCAGGAATCTCAGCCAGTATCATTTCAGAGCTCACAAACTGTAATGCTGCACTTTCacagcaaaggaaaaagagacaG ATACCTCCAACGTTGGCTCCCATTGATGCTGTGGAGAGATACACACAGCTCAATAGTTATCCACTTCACAAAACCAACAAACCTGGTATATTATCTTTGGACGTGCAGTATTCAAAG gATATAATTGCAACCGGTGGAGTGGATACAAATGTCGTCGTTTTTGGTCGATCTTCAGGAGAGATTTTATCTACACTGAGTGGTCATTCGAGGAAG GTAACAAGTGTTAAATTTGTTGCGGATGGGGAACTGTTGCTTTCTGGATCAGCTGATAAG ACTGTTCGATTGTGGCAAGGATCGGAAGATGGCAACTATGAATGTAGGCACATCATGAAGGACCATGATGCAGAG GTGCAAGCAGTAACCGTTCATGCAACCAATAACTACTTTGTTACAGCTTCCCTTGACAACACGTGGTGCTTTTATGATCTTGCTTCTGGTCTATGCCTCACTCAG GTTTCCAATGGTTCAACAAATGATGGTTTCGCGTCTGCAGCTTTTCATCCTGATGGTCTCATCCTTGGAACTGGCACTTCCGATGCTTGGGTTAAGATTTGGGATGTTAAAAGCCAG ACAAATGTTGCCAATTTTGATGATCATCGTCATGGACCAGTTACTGGACCAGTTACAGCAATGTCATTTTCTGAGAATGGTTACTTCCTAGCG ACTGCTGCCCATGATGGTGTCAGAATTTTTGATCTGCGtaaactgaaaaatttcagaACTTTTTCCCCTTATGATGAAAATACATCGACACAATGTG TGGAATTTGACCATACTGGAAGCTACCTTGCACTTGGTGGTGCAGATATAAG AGTGTTCCAAGTTGCCAACGTGAAAGCTGAATGGAATTTGGTCAAAACATTCCCGGACTTGTCAGGCACTG GTAAAGCAACATGTGTGAAATTTGGCCCAGATGCTAAATACTTGGCTGTTGGATCAATGGATCgaaatttaagaatttttggCCTGCCAGAGGAGGATGGTCCTTCAGAGTCTTGA